A window of the Falco biarmicus isolate bFalBia1 chromosome 10, bFalBia1.pri, whole genome shotgun sequence genome harbors these coding sequences:
- the LOC130156520 gene encoding immunoglobulin superfamily member 1-like isoform X2 → MVLPVTQVLAFGAWLVAQSKATSRSPTISVFLKPPGVIPPGGSATICCSCQQDSGNFVLYKNGRELRTLQLHGTRAEFPIFNASHQDAGAYTCHCLGGGTVLARSETLDIMVQEFHLPKPILSVLPGQEVATGTYVIFRCTIVHPSAGCFLYLEGQIEALSLLSKERDHFNLSSVHKGNGGRYSCQCFTRDASFQWSAASKPLDLVVRADYTRSNVARLALGAAVLLLLGLLVAAAPPALGAAPPAAGGGRAGGPGTGTSKAALGSHAAAAQTGHKAPE, encoded by the exons ATGGTGCTGCCCGTGACGCAGGTGCTAGCCTTCG GTGCTTGGCTGGTGGCACAGAGCAAGGCTACATCAC GTTCCCCCACAATCTCCGTCTTCCTGAAGCCGCCTGGGGTGATCCCACCAGGAGGCTCCGCCACCATCTGCTGCAGTTGCCAGCAGGACAGTGGGAATTTCGTGCTGTACAAGAACGGCCGTGAGCTCCGTACCCTGCAGCTGCATGGCACCAGGGCCGAGTTCCCCATCTTTAATGCCTCCCACCAGGACGCGGGTGCCTACACCTGCCACTGCCTGGGTGGAGGCACCGTGCTGGCTCGCAGCGAAACCCTGGACATCATGGTACAAG aGTTCCATCTACCCAAACCTATCCTCTCAGTCCTGCCTGGGCAGGAGGTGGCCACAGGCACTTATGTGATTTTCCGTTGCACCATCGTGCACCCCAGTGCTGGCTGTTTCCTGTACCTGGAGGGCCAGATCGAAGCCCTCAGCCTGCTCTCAAAGGAACGAGATCATTTCAACCTCTCCAGCGTGCATAAAGGCAATGGGGGCCGCTACAgctgccagtgtttcaccaggGATGCTTCCTTCCAGTGGTCCGCAGCCAGCAAGCCGCTGGACTTGGTGGTGAGAG cgGACTACACCCGCAGCAACGTGGCGCGCCTGGCGCTGGGGGCCGcggtcctgctgctgctggggctgctggtggccgCGGCCCCCCCGGCGCTGGGCGCAGCCCCCCctgcggcgggcggcgggcgggccggcGGCCCCGGCACTGGGACCAGTAAAGCAGCACTGGGATCCCACGCTGCCGCCGCACAGACGG GACATAAAGCTCCAGAATAG
- the LOC130156520 gene encoding immunoglobulin superfamily member 1-like isoform X1, translating into MVLPVTQVLAFAVSLAGAWLVAQSKATSRSPTISVFLKPPGVIPPGGSATICCSCQQDSGNFVLYKNGRELRTLQLHGTRAEFPIFNASHQDAGAYTCHCLGGGTVLARSETLDIMVQEFHLPKPILSVLPGQEVATGTYVIFRCTIVHPSAGCFLYLEGQIEALSLLSKERDHFNLSSVHKGNGGRYSCQCFTRDASFQWSAASKPLDLVVRADYTRSNVARLALGAAVLLLLGLLVAAAPPALGAAPPAAGGGRAGGPGTGTSKAALGSHAAAAQTGHKAPE; encoded by the exons ATGGTGCTGCCCGTGACGCAGGTGCTAGCCTTCG CTGTTTCTCTTGCAGGTGCTTGGCTGGTGGCACAGAGCAAGGCTACATCAC GTTCCCCCACAATCTCCGTCTTCCTGAAGCCGCCTGGGGTGATCCCACCAGGAGGCTCCGCCACCATCTGCTGCAGTTGCCAGCAGGACAGTGGGAATTTCGTGCTGTACAAGAACGGCCGTGAGCTCCGTACCCTGCAGCTGCATGGCACCAGGGCCGAGTTCCCCATCTTTAATGCCTCCCACCAGGACGCGGGTGCCTACACCTGCCACTGCCTGGGTGGAGGCACCGTGCTGGCTCGCAGCGAAACCCTGGACATCATGGTACAAG aGTTCCATCTACCCAAACCTATCCTCTCAGTCCTGCCTGGGCAGGAGGTGGCCACAGGCACTTATGTGATTTTCCGTTGCACCATCGTGCACCCCAGTGCTGGCTGTTTCCTGTACCTGGAGGGCCAGATCGAAGCCCTCAGCCTGCTCTCAAAGGAACGAGATCATTTCAACCTCTCCAGCGTGCATAAAGGCAATGGGGGCCGCTACAgctgccagtgtttcaccaggGATGCTTCCTTCCAGTGGTCCGCAGCCAGCAAGCCGCTGGACTTGGTGGTGAGAG cgGACTACACCCGCAGCAACGTGGCGCGCCTGGCGCTGGGGGCCGcggtcctgctgctgctggggctgctggtggccgCGGCCCCCCCGGCGCTGGGCGCAGCCCCCCctgcggcgggcggcgggcgggccggcGGCCCCGGCACTGGGACCAGTAAAGCAGCACTGGGATCCCACGCTGCCGCCGCACAGACGG GACATAAAGCTCCAGAATAG